In Capsicum annuum cultivar UCD-10X-F1 chromosome 8, UCD10Xv1.1, whole genome shotgun sequence, the genomic window CCATTCCTTGATTTAGGCAACAATGAGTTGAATGGCACATTTCCAAGTTGGTTGGGAGGCCTTCCTGATTTGAAGATTTTAAGTTTGAGATCAAATAAGTTGCACGGCCCTACAAGTGATTCAAGGACAGACAACTTGTTTGCTAAAATTCGAGTAATAGATTTCTCATCCAATGGATTCAGTGGAAATTTACCAGTGAGCCTTTTCGAGAATTTTCAAGCCTTAAAAAAAATTGGTGAGAACAGTGGAACCCGAGAGTATATAGCAGGTGATTATTCTGGTAACTATGCGAATATCTTGATAGTTACAACAAAGGGACTGGATCAGGAACTTCCTCGAGTTTTGACTACATATATGATTATCGATCTCTCAAGGAATAGATTTGTAGGTCATATTGCAAGCATTATTGGAGATCTCGTTGAACTCCGTATGCTAAACTTATCTCATAATGGCTTGGAAGGTATTATACCAGCATCGTTGCACCAATTATCCGTACTTGAATCGTTGGATCTCTCATCCAACAAAATAGGCGGTGAAATTCCACAGCAGCTTGCATCCCTCACATTCCTTGCAGtcttaaatctctctcataaTCATctttgtagacacgtaattttgtcctttcccgaaaatattttaatcatttttatttatttatttatttattttaaaatttttatttttatttt contains:
- the LOC107878987 gene encoding receptor-like protein Cf-9 homolog, with the translated sequence MATAPVRVMTLNLSHNGLEGVIPASLHQLSVLESLDLSSNKIGGEIPQQLASLTFLAILNLSHNHLLGCIPKGKQFDTFENSSYQGNDGLHGLPLSKDCGGDDGVPQATTLVELDDEEEENLISWQEVFMGFGCGNNELNGTFPSWLGGLPDLKILSLRSNKLHGPTSDSRTDNLFAKIRVIDFSSNGFSGNLPVSLFENFQALKKIGENSGTREYIAGDYSGNYANILIVTTKGLDQELPRVLTTYMIIDLSRNRFVGHIASIIGDLVELRMLNLSHNGLEGIIPASLHQLSVLESLDLSSNKIGGEIPQQLASLTFLAVLNLSHNHLCRHV